The Dendropsophus ebraccatus isolate aDenEbr1 chromosome 11, aDenEbr1.pat, whole genome shotgun sequence genomic interval tccctttgtcagatgactcaggttgctcagctctgattggttgagcaagatgtaagccatctaacagttttacagagtcagttagacatcacaggagacaaagtgcatcatgggaaagcccaaaccaggaagtaaagaaaaatgaaaccaccaactggagcttcagggacctgcaaacagcggaaaATTTAAACGgaaacagactcaggagggatggtaagtgtaaaaactatgtttatgatttatTAAAACACACGTACATTAAGATAATTTTTAGATAGACTTCAATTGAAGCTTACTTATCAACTTATATGTTCTCACTGGTGTGGCCCGAGTAGTAAAAGGTTAATATATTCTGGAGTAGACACATGACAGATATCATTGAATGTGTTTTGCAATAATAATTTACAATTGTTCTACTTCTGAGATCTGTCCCACATCTTTTGAGGAGGTCTGATGAGTAACCTGTTTACCTTTTCACCCATGTAATGACATCCTGTAGCTAAATTATGTGTCCTGATTGTGACTATCGTTCAGTCTCAGCCACAGGCGGTAATATACTGCTGCAGGCATAGATATGTGTACAGGAGTGCTCTGTCACAAGGATGATTGCTATATGATACCACCTGACTGATTTCCATAGAAAAGGCATTGCTTTATGTCTAATATCTCACAGGATGATTTAGTTTCAGTGGAACAAAGTTGGCTGGGAATTACCCTAGTCAAATTGTTTGTATGCATGACTTGTACATTTATAGTAATTGCCTCTTAttccaaaaaaaaccccacacccTATTATTGCATATTTGTcacccttaaagggttattttCGAGATGTATTTCCTATGTGCTAGAGTTAGAACAAGAAGCCCTGACAGCAGGGACAGGCACTGCCTAAGGATTGGCAGCAGGTGAGTATAGGCTACTTAAtccccacccaccaccaccatgacAAGATTTAAAGCGAACGTACCACTAGATACATGGCGGTCCTTTCTTTGAACCACCGCCCGATTCTAATGCACAGCTCAGTCTATTCTTGAGCACTGTCccgacatgaagcactggaggtgggtctgCCGcctcccagtgtgatgaaaccctctccctctgtgacacagaggggagatcgtcaccctgggggctggcaggcccacctccagtgcttcatggctggtgctcagtaatagaccaacgctgtgcacaggaaccaggcggtggttcaaaaaaaggactgcggcaccggtgTCCCTGCGCTGGcgtcagtctgttcatgtaaaaaacaaaaaaacgatgTATAGAAATCCTTCTCCAGAATGCTATCCctgtaaagcattactgtcatttgaagTAACTCCTGCAATGTCATCAGATATGTCAGTAGTTACTAATTGCATTGGGTCTCACTCCTAAAACCCGCCACAATCCCAAGATACAgcctgggggagtgcacagcagcGTGCGCCTCTCgactgtcaatcaaatccaactTGTTCTCCTCATTAGAGTTTATTGAGCGATCGGGTTGGATGTTCTGTTGGACAGTGAGTGGAACGCACTCACCCAGGCTGTATCTCGGGATAACATGTCAGACTTGTCCTTGTTGAAAGGTGCTTACGGCTAGGGCTACACAGCAATCCTGGGCACGCGACCTGCAGCCATTGTGTCAGGCCGCCACACATTCAAGTGAATGAGGTCAGGTGTTAACCCATAAGTGCCCACAAGCACCTCAGTCATGTCATGCTGCCACACATTCAAGTGAATGAGGTCAGGTGGTAACCCATAAGTGTCCACAATTGCCTCAGTCTCAAAAAGGGGTAAAACAAAAggatgggggtgggtggggggttggTAACTCTCTGCTCTTCAGCTACTGTAGTAGCAACAAAACACTTGCAGTGAGTTGATATCAGTCTTTCGCATCACTGTTAAGGAAAGCAAAGGTTTCATATCATTATGAAATGCTGCCATGAAATTAATGTTTACCTCCAATTATTCATTGACTATAGTGTCCTATGGGGCACAGTGTGTCATTTCAATCCCTTTGGTGCAGTGAACTCCAACCTGTTTCTCTATAGCTGTTGTAAAGCCAGGCTCCCAGGGAGTGGTTAtcttgctacagctggagagacaGTGATTGGAGAACACGGCTCTAGTACCTTGGGGCAGAATGTATGACACTGGTACAATAGAAAGGCTGGCATTTGTCCCTAATGCCATGTGTATCGTGGGTAGTATCACAGATATTGTTGAGTGGGCCTGTCAacctgtttgggttcggcaacgcaCAGCATTTGATTTCCTGCCATTGTAAGGAATTAAATGCAGAGTCTTTGAGTTCAGAGAATGttaccaaacccaaacagtttgacaggtccgctcaacacgaATCACAAATCAAATAGGCTTTGGTCTGTCATATACAGCTCATTTATCACTTTTTAGCATGCATAATTTTCCCCAGCTGGAATGAAGCTTGTTGGAGGACCTTGTAGACAAGGATACCAATGTTATTAGATCTACAACATTGAATTGCATTGAGGTTAAAATATACTTAGAACCCATGTTCCATCCTTATATCATTaccagttaaagtgacactgtcaccccctttgtgcattctgacatctctacacaggtgtaaagggtaaatttagcatttttcataccttatttcatatcgtacatcatggtgcttgttcaagtaaaaagtgtccttttatcaactgcagattgtattaagtggacgtggcctcgcggcattagcgccacttagccccgcccataacGGCACCGTTAACTGATGACTGAACAatccgtcagttatctctcccatccgtctcctgtcctccttatacacaggaACATCCCTGTGCTCTCACTGCTCCTTACTTCATCCGAAACAAAGGGATCCCTTATCTCCATCAACATCATTAGTCAGTGGACGGTCTGGagagccccatataccttatattgGGAGTGGGGGGTTCAGCTGACCAAACTCTAAGGTGTATTGAAACTATTCTGATATTTCTCTAGGGGGCTTCTGTTAGATGTGTTTTCAATAAATTTTTGGTTTCAATGCATTTTATGGAAAATTAGTTCTTAAGGGGGTCTCAACGTATAATGCTCAGGAGTCCCTTCCTTTATTGTTTTGTCAAGTGTGGGCAATTCTTGCTTCTCCTTGTAGCCCCACATcaaggctatgttaccactatgGGACCGTGTCATCCTATATCAGGGAAAGGCGGCCCTCTATTGATAATGGCGGACACAAATAATttttatgatcattattagcggccatgATTATCAATAGACAGCCATATAGGGGAACTATATAGGTGGAAATGTTTCTGTAGTGGGAatacaacctaaggctatgttcacacgcagtatttcgctaagtattttttcaaccaaaaccaagaaactctgcaaatctttccattacgtTGTTTCTCTATCAATTCCAcccctgattttggctacaaatactgacctaAATACAGACCATAATACTGCTTTTTAGGAGTTGATTCAGAAATACACTAAAGGGTATACACCTGCAGGAATACAGGAGTGCCAAGTGTATCTGTTTAAGTaaagcattttttatgttttcttctgCATCATATAGTACACTACTGTGTTACCTCAAATATGGTCACCTAATATCATAACATGTAATTAGACCTGTGAGATTGTATCTCCATAGCTCGGCCTGTGTTCTTTGTTCTAGCTTGCGTTCAGTGGGGGGGAATTGAAACAAAAAGGCCTGTATAACACAAAGCCACAAAGTCAATCACTGTATCCGGGAGcatattttattgaaaagttaacttaaaaatgtaaaacaaacagCAGTTTCACAATAACATAGACGGTTAGTGCTCCAATCTTTAACAGGTTACAGTCTTAGCACTTACAAAAAGTCCTCACATTCCAGTTTTTCCTGGTATTAGGTACAATGTCATCAGCTCCTGCATAAATAAATACAGTGGAGAGGTGAGATGTCACATGGTGCTTGAGTTCAGTAGTATTCTTCTGGTTAGTTTACGGAATGTTATTTTAGTCATCATTACAGtgttacatactgtataataGGTTGTGTTCACAGGGCAGTTTTAGGCAGTTTCGCCTTTTTTCTTCGACCATTTGACAGCCGTCTTTCCAGGCGGACATCTTTTCgaggccaaataacgtccgtcTTATCTGTTATTATTTGCTGTCATTATTAAAAGACGGCAGCAAAATCCCATAGTGGGAAAATAgcaatatatagggggagatttacaaaagggtgtaaatatacacctgttgtcaactgtccacagcaaccaatcacagcttagcttttattctaccagagctgaaagctgagctgtgattggttgctgtggacagtttacaccaggtttaTAGTTACACCCTTTCGTAAATCTCCCCAATACagtttaaataaagaaaaaaaaaagcagaagttAATTCTTAAAGAAAGGATAAAGGAAGGATATATGCCTCTCAACTTTATAAAAAAAGCAAAGAAACTGCACTGTGTGGCTACAGCCTCACAATTTATAAAAACACTAGAAGAAAATCAGTAACAAGTAAACCTTGAAATGGTGAGAACacatatctctttttttttttttttttgctgtgcccAGTGCACTTTTATATAAAGAGCTTTTTATATGGTCATCCTTTTATAACACCCCTCCTATTTTATATGTacaattctggaaaaaaaaaaaaaaagacaactttCAAAGGAAAGCAAAGACACATCAAAACCAAGGCTCGGCACTGCTATAAAGTGCTATTTTTGTCTCAGCTACTTTGTAGAAGAACCTTGTTCACATCCTATAGCCCATTTATTTTGCAATTTTATATTGAATTACATTACTAGAGAATGTAATCAATGACCAATAGAGGTCTTATAATAAACCTTAAATTATATGAATTAATATCAGTATAACTTGAATCTTTCCAGGTTTATATGTTCAGCTTTGTATCCTGTGCTAGTAATCCATACAGtaggtatacatgtatatatagttgATGCACACCTGTCATTATGTTCATACCAAAGTACACAGGGGAATGCAAACACGAAATCCCTTTTGTTAACTAAATCCTTTACTCAAATGAGGTTTATAGGCGTCATTACAGTGTGTCCTTGTTAACCAGTAAATTACTGTAAAAGACAATTTCAGGACCCTGACTTTTGAAAGTAGCCAGTGACTCGTAAGAGTGCAGGTCACTCCAGCAGTGAAATTGTGGGAATGTGTCACCAACTCCTCTAGTAAAGGAAAATGCTTTGCATGTTATTTATTAACAAGAATCTAATTTATCTACCTAACCCATATAACCCCCATATAATTCACAGAgctgtagggaaaaaaaacatgaacaaAGCCTGGAAAAAACTTCCTTGGGGAGATGAAGAAAGTCAATTATAGACAggcgcacacaaacacacaataaaCAGTAACTAGAAGGGAATTAAAAGCAAGATGAAAAGGGTCAAATTCCAGCCGAGCATTAATGTTTTAGAAAGTccaaggaggagggaggagaagggagtGGACAAAGGACAAGGGAAACCTGAAGCCAAGAAGTATTCTCCGATAGTATCAGTAAAGTCTATAATTTAATCTTTAATTAGAGATGATTCTGTCAAACTTTAATATTGTGCACTGGACCCATAATACTTCTAAAGAAGGACGCTAGAAGGCTGTACAATCAGCCCTACAACATGCATTCCCCATAAGGGTCTATTGTTCTCTGAAGGAAAAGCCCTGGAGAGTTGCAACCACATCTACATGTTTGCTTTGGCAAATTGTAGATTTTTAAACGTTGTGAATGCAGACAGTCCAGGTTTATTACCGGTATAACAATTTacgagttattaaaaaaaatgatagaATTGATTTGTCTGTGCAGTGAGATAAATAAAATGCTTTTCTGTGGTATAAATGTCAAGCTGTTTAATAGAAATAATATTTTCATATATAACAAATAAAAAAGCTATATACACTGTCTTCACTTATTATAAGACAAGTCCTTTGTCCCCAGTAAGAAGCCGATGCTTATAGTACTAGCAGGTAAGTTTCCCCAGCTGACCCTGCAGCTGCAGTCTACTGCCTTCTAGCATGACAAAAATGCATTGTGCCAGTACAATAAGCATCTTGGTATGGAAACAGTTACATGTCTTAGGCCACCTCATCTCTGCCAGGAGAGACTGCCCCTCCCAGTTTAAGAATAATCTACCACTGCCACGCCAATGGAGAAAAACCATTCATGGACCTTGTATTTTCACGTACATGCACATACACATTTAGAGGCAATGCTGTCTatgatatatatggtatataaaaCACTACAGCTTACAGAAGAAACTTTGTACATGTCGGGCTTTTAGTCGATGGTATTAAGTCTCATCTTCTTTGCATGTCAGAAGCCCCTCTGGTCACATTATACATGAAAGTGTCTGTAGAAGAGTTGGTTTCCATTTAGACGTAGTCTTTTCGGTCATATCCAGGGTTTGTGGACCTGGCTGCTGAATAAGCCACTCTTGATGCGGGGTATTTCTCCTGTTTTGGTGGACAAGTGCAGCAGAGCATGGCACCTCCAAGCATTAGAAGAGCCGCAGCTGCCCACCCTATGTACATGGAGGCTCCCAACTCCCTCTTTTGAGCTTCCAGAACTAGAGGGTTATAGAAGTCTCGGATAACTGTATTTGCTGACCAGGAAACAGGGATAAGGGTCATTAGTCCTGAAAGAATAAAGATAACCCCAGATACAATCATGATCTTGGCCTTTGCTGACTCGTCTTGGACGCAGTTGGTGCACTTGGCTCCAATGATGGAGATGAGGACTCCAATTATAGCTATGACGATGGAGACGACTATCATGGCTCGGGCAGCCTGTAGATCTTGATTAAGCGCAAGCAGAGAATCGTAGACTTTACACTGCATTTGACCGGTGCTCTGCACTACACAGTTCATCCACAGTCCTTCCCAGATAATCTGAGCCACTACAATGTTGTTGCCGATGAAGGCAGTCACCTTCCACATGGGAAGAGCACAGGCAACAATAGCACCGAGCCAGCCGATAATGGACAGGGCTACACCAAGGATCTCAAGTCCCATAGACATGATGCCAGTTGAAAAGTGTCAAAATTGAGGCAAGATTATTATTTTTAGAGGAAGCACAATTATGTCCCCTTTAGTTTCAAATGAGCACTCACCAATGAAAGTGTTCTGTATAGGGAATAATTTTCTGGTGTTGAATGAGTTTCCTCTGTTTACTCCTTTCCAGTTCAGAGCTCTTTAGCTGTGGCTCCTACAAGCTTTCAGTCTTGTTGAGGGATACGCCTTGGTATTGTTCAGTACCTCCTGGTGCTCTCGTGATCTGTCCCTGGCTGAGTGTTCTCTCTGGACTACTGCCCAGGTTAGCCCAAGTAGAATATCCTTGAGATAACAGATGGTAAGCTCTGTACTTGTGCCTTCAGGCTTGCTGTCTGAGGCTGGCCAGTGTGTAACGGATCCTTGCACCTGTCCTTTATATCTGCATCAGGTgcaagtgatgtcacagcactcAAAGGGAGGAGGATCTTAAAGTAACACTGACACATTAGACGAGGTTCATCAGACGTCAGAAACACATTCTTTATGCAAAACAAATAAAggatattgaaataatagcaacAGCAAAAGTTAAACATTTAGCTAATAGAGTTTAAACTGACTTCACAAAGACAAAACCATTAAGCTGGAATAGCACATGCAGGAGTGTataggaaatataaaggaaagacttataCTGGGGTGTGGGAGTTCAGCCTTACACATACTaaattaagggtatattcacatgaataggtcctggcagttcccacacactatatactcgcagcGGTTGTTcaatgtaattctaccgcccttaaccccttctgttcccgcccggctcccccgctgtaagcatacattacctctcctcgctgcatggATCCGGCgacctgctctcccgtccggccaatcagtgtgttgcccagccgcagccactgattggccggatgggagagcaggacgccggacccatgcagcgaggagagaggtaatgtatgcttatagcgggggagccgggcgggagcagaaggggttaagggcggtagaattacatactcgctgcggtcgttcagaccgcagcgagtatatagtgtgtgggaactgccaggacctgccggactcacagcgagattctcgctgcgagtccgttcgtgtgaatataccctaagtatGTGTTGCATACATTTATTCTTCTATGCAAAGTGTCAGAGTGGCTTTCCCAAGTTCCTGaaatgctgcaagctggaatgtctcctctcttcccctcccatCCCGACCCTGCTTGAGACTCAGCTACCTATTGAAGCTGACTATCAGTCAAGCTGGGAAAGGTCTGGGAGGAAGAGCAGGTAgatattccagcttgcagcagatcaggagcttgggaaagcctctttaacACTTTGCACAGAAGAAGAaaggcatttttctatgttattaaagcacagacggatatatgaaaggcaACATGTGTCTCCTTAACCCAACAGCTatttaagggcccgttcacacaatGGATTCGTAATGGAATCCGTAGTGTGATTAGGAATCCCTCCAAATGCCTTCCTGCTATGCTTTTGAATGGGCGGCTTGC includes:
- the CLDN3 gene encoding claudin-3; translation: MSMGLEILGVALSIIGWLGAIVACALPMWKVTAFIGNNIVVAQIIWEGLWMNCVVQSTGQMQCKVYDSLLALNQDLQAARAMIVVSIVIAIIGVLISIIGAKCTNCVQDESAKAKIMIVSGVIFILSGLMTLIPVSWSANTVIRDFYNPLVLEAQKRELGASMYIGWAAAALLMLGGAMLCCTCPPKQEKYPASRVAYSAARSTNPGYDRKDYV